GCTGTATGCCGGGTCCTTTATGATGGCGGCAGGCATCTTCGGCATCGGCCTGGTGCGCAGCATCCCGGGGCTTTATCTGACCTTCAGCGTGCTGATGGCGGTCGGCGGGGGATGCACTTATAATTTATCAATCACCAACACCTTAAAATGGTTCCCGGACAGAAAGGGGCTGGCCTCCGGGCTTTTGCTCAGTGGGGCGTCCTTAGGCGGCATGATCTTTGCGCCGGTGATGAACAGCCTGTTTGTGCGGTTTGGCGTCCATCAGGCGTGTATGATCATGGGAACACTCTTTGCGGTCCTTTTAGGGCTTACGGTGTGGATGGCCCAGGTGGCGCCGGAGGATTACTGTCCGGAGGGCTGGAACCCGGCTATGGCGCAGACGGCGGCAGCAGGACCGGGACGGGATTACGTCTGGACGGAAATGGTGCGGACGCCGCAGTTTTACCTGATCTTTTTCATGTTTATCTGCGCCAATACGGGCAGTGCGATGATGATCAGCTCCGCGTCGGTGATCGGACAGTCCTATGCGGGCCTAAGCGCCGCCCTTGCTGCAACGGCGGTGGGTTTCATGTCCTGTTGTAATTTCGTGGGAAGGATGTTCTTTGGATGGCTGTCGGACCGGATCGGCAGGTACCGTGCGCTGATGATCTCGATCTCCATCTGTACCTGTGTGATGTTTGTGCTGTTTTTAACCGGCCAGCCGGCGGTATTTATCGGCGGCATGTGCCTGACGGGGATGTGCGGCGGTTCGATCCTGGCGCTGCTCCCGTCCATCTGCTCGGATGCGTTCGGCGTGAAACACTCCACGATGAATTACAGTATTTTGTTCCTGGGATTTGCGGGCAGTTCCTTTTTGGCTCCGCGGATTGCGGCGAAGTTCGCGGGAGGATACCAGATGGCGTTTCTGACTGCGGGCGTGCTGTGTGCGGCAGGGCTGGGGCTTTTGTTTGTGATCAGCGGAAGGCTGAAAAAGCAGTCAGCGTCTGAAGCGCTGGCATAAAATGAAAAGACTGCCGGAGAACCGGATAACAGGAAAGACCTCCCTCCCCGCAGGTTAACGGGGGATGGAGGTCTCCTTTGTTTTTACATATTCCAGGAAGCTTTCGAGGGCTTTGGTCTGGTAATTCTTTTTGCTGTACACCATATACACCAGCCGGGTGTCGGCGCGGATGTTCAGCTTTAGGTAGTCCAGGCTGTCGAACTGCCGAAGGAAGGCTGTGTTCGCTGCAATGCCCACGACCGGGTTGGTGGATACGTAGCCGCCCATGCTGATCTCATCCTCGAACTGGAAGGATGCGGTCAGACCGTGCTCCTTCAACAGGTTGGCGACGATCCCGCCGATGGGGATGGACTGGCGGTAGGTGACCAACTTCTGCTGCGCCAGCTCCGGGAAGCTGACGGCCTGTCCGCTGCGGGAGGCAAGCGGATGCTCATGGTTGATGATAGCGACCAGCTCCTGAGCCAGGATGGGGATGAACTCTAAGTCCGGCTCGCGGTCCACCTTTGAGCAGAACCCAACGTCATAGGCTCCGCTTTTGACCTGTTCAATGATCTGCAGGGTCATGGCGGTATAGATGTTGAAAGTAACCTTGGGATTGCGGGTCTGCTTGTAGCCGTTGGTGGCCTTGGGCAGGAAATCCCCGCAGAGCGTCGGGATGCATCCCACATCGATCACTCCTCCGATGGCCCCCGCCTTCTCGTGGGCCGCCTCAATCCCTTTTTCCAGCTCGCTTAAGGCGGCGCACACGTAGGTGTAGAATTCCTGACCGTGCTTGGTCAGCCGGATGTTCCGTCCCTCCTTTTGGAACAGGGCGATCCCCAGCTCCTTTTCCAGGGAGGAGATGGAGTCGCTCAGGCTGGGCTGGGTGATGTAGAGCTCTTTTGCAGCCTTGGTATAATGCTGGAGCTGCGCCAGCTTGCGGAAATAGTAAAGCTGTGACAGATTCATATAGTGCCCCCATGATTTTCCGTTGTCTCCGCCTGATCTTACGCTTAAAGATCAGGGCGGGGATGTCTGTATACTGCATGTTAAAAAAATAACATAAGGTATCTATCATTATACATGATATTGGATGAAAATTCCAGATATAAATCAATATACCAGACTCATAACAATTCCCTGTGGATAGTCTCCATATTTTTCTCCAAACAAATTGATACCCCCTATGTTATGGGCAGTTTCCTTTATCTGTATGCGGAGTGAGATATACTGCTGCTCATTGAGTTTGAGCTGCTTAAGGCCAAGCTGCTGATTCACAAGCGCACCGTCGATATAGCCGCCATGTTCCCGCACGGAAAATGTCTTTAAAATGCCGTACTGTGTCCGTCCGTTGGGCCAGCATAAAGGGGTGAGATTGCCCCTTCTTGCGCCGTAATCTCCCGGGGAGCAGTAGGTTCCTACCTCATGACCGTTGATGGAGATGGTAATATCAGAGGGCCAGTGCTCTAAATATCCCGGGGCCTCAGAGCAGATTTCCATCTGAAAGGAGATCTCGCTGGGGGACAGGAGCGGATTGCCTATGTTAGGAAAGCGGTATTCAATGTATCCGCTGTGAAACCATAGAAGCTGCGCCCTCCCACGTGCAGGGGAGTAAAAAGTACGGACATCATCGTAACCGTCAATAATACCATTTTCATCAGCCAGGCCGCAGGTGGGCTGGATATCCCACTGATAATAGTTGCCCACAGGCATATCCATAAAGATGCTGTTGCTTGCGGAATCGGCATCTGTATCGGAATTCTGAAGAAAAAAGGATTGCATCGAACAGGTGCATACCCGCATGGAGCCGTGCTTTCCCGGTTGTGTTTCGGTGATTATAAGGCCGGCTTCCTCAAGGTTTTTGATATGCAGTGCGGCGGAGGATATCGGGATATGCAGTGTGTCAGCCAGCTCCTGCACGGACATCACTGCGTTTTTTAAGAGGCCAAGGATCTGCAGGCGGGCAGGAGAAGAAATCGCCTTTCCAATCTGACAGATTCGTTCATGGTGTTCCTGGTTACTTAAGTGGAGGCTGATGTTGCGTTCTCCGATAATCCGGACCGGTTTTTTCTCTTTCTCTGACATCACAGGAGTTCCTTTCTTTTAGAAATGCTGTTAATAGTTGATGTAATTATACCCTATTATTACATAAAAATCAAAATAAAAAAAGAAAATACAGTAAAAAGATAGAAATATTTGTTTGTTATATACAAAAATAATCGTGTTAAACGGTTATATATTGAATGAATGTACAAAATATGATAATATTAATCATGTAATAAATAAGGAACGTGATGTGAATTTCACTACGAAGGAGGATTGTTATGAAAAGAAGATTGATTTGTTTAGCGATGGCATCAGCGATGGTGGTTTCTCTGACTGCATGTGGCTCAAGTGAGGCAAAACCGGCGTCAGAGACAAGTGCGGTACAGACTCAGGCGGAAGCGCAGGGCGGTACCGCTGCTGTTGAGGGAGCCAAAGACAAGGAAGGAAGCACAGCTTCGACTCAGATTTTGGAAGGAAAAACAGTTGGTTTTGCCCAAACGGACAGTATGTCGGCATGGCGGACCACGGAGACGGATTCCATAAAGGAATATGTGGAGGCGGCAGGAGGAACCTTTATTGTTAAGGATGCGGGAGGGGATATTGCAACCCAGGAGACAGATATCCGCGATCTGATAGCGGCAGGGGTTGATTATCTGGTTGTGGCGCCCCTGGAAGATAATGGACTTCAGGGAGCTCTTCAGGAAGCCATGGAAAATGAGATACCGGTAATTCTGGTGGACCGTTCCATTGCAGGGGAGCCGGGAACCCATTATACCACGGCTATTATGTCCGACTTTGTGTGGGAGGGCGAGCAATGCGCGAAGGCTCTGGAAGAAGCGC
This portion of the Clostridium sp. AN503 genome encodes:
- a CDS encoding OFA family MFS transporter, coding for MKIKGNRIAVFIAGYACVLVIAITNVWSVFVNPLVEANGWQKADVLNAYAYYSVVMAVFGVVAARLIRRFPTRVVLYAGSFMMAAGIFGIGLVRSIPGLYLTFSVLMAVGGGCTYNLSITNTLKWFPDRKGLASGLLLSGASLGGMIFAPVMNSLFVRFGVHQACMIMGTLFAVLLGLTVWMAQVAPEDYCPEGWNPAMAQTAAAGPGRDYVWTEMVRTPQFYLIFFMFICANTGSAMMISSASVIGQSYAGLSAALAATAVGFMSCCNFVGRMFFGWLSDRIGRYRALMISISICTCVMFVLFLTGQPAVFIGGMCLTGMCGGSILALLPSICSDAFGVKHSTMNYSILFLGFAGSSFLAPRIAAKFAGGYQMAFLTAGVLCAAGLGLLFVISGRLKKQSASEALA
- a CDS encoding LysR family transcriptional regulator → MNLSQLYYFRKLAQLQHYTKAAKELYITQPSLSDSISSLEKELGIALFQKEGRNIRLTKHGQEFYTYVCAALSELEKGIEAAHEKAGAIGGVIDVGCIPTLCGDFLPKATNGYKQTRNPKVTFNIYTAMTLQIIEQVKSGAYDVGFCSKVDREPDLEFIPILAQELVAIINHEHPLASRSGQAVSFPELAQQKLVTYRQSIPIGGIVANLLKEHGLTASFQFEDEISMGGYVSTNPVVGIAANTAFLRQFDSLDYLKLNIRADTRLVYMVYSKKNYQTKALESFLEYVKTKETSIPR
- a CDS encoding helix-turn-helix domain-containing protein encodes the protein MSEKEKKPVRIIGERNISLHLSNQEHHERICQIGKAISSPARLQILGLLKNAVMSVQELADTLHIPISSAALHIKNLEEAGLIITETQPGKHGSMRVCTCSMQSFFLQNSDTDADSASNSIFMDMPVGNYYQWDIQPTCGLADENGIIDGYDDVRTFYSPARGRAQLLWFHSGYIEYRFPNIGNPLLSPSEISFQMEICSEAPGYLEHWPSDITISINGHEVGTYCSPGDYGARRGNLTPLCWPNGRTQYGILKTFSVREHGGYIDGALVNQQLGLKQLKLNEQQYISLRIQIKETAHNIGGINLFGEKYGDYPQGIVMSLVY
- a CDS encoding ABC transporter substrate-binding protein — translated: MKRRLICLAMASAMVVSLTACGSSEAKPASETSAVQTQAEAQGGTAAVEGAKDKEGSTASTQILEGKTVGFAQTDSMSAWRTTETDSIKEYVEAAGGTFIVKDAGGDIATQETDIRDLIAAGVDYLVVAPLEDNGLQGALQEAMENEIPVILVDRSIAGEPGTHYTTAIMSDFVWEGEQCAKALEEALPDGGNVVIINGGYDSSTSTDRQDGFVKNLDTSKYKIVAEQDGEWLMDKAQSVMENIIQAQGGENIDAVFAVTDDMIQGAKTAIEAAGLEPGTDILTLGIDGTRAAFEDVEAGKQLASVTCSPYFGPVVVNTLSKIINGEEVPQHITNEDTLYTKDNVVVELGF